Proteins encoded within one genomic window of Eurosta solidaginis isolate ZX-2024a chromosome 1, ASM4086904v1, whole genome shotgun sequence:
- the Eh gene encoding eclosion hormone, giving the protein MFTSNKSIFLIALLSIVAIFVLCPAVDAMPSIRKRFDTLAGIDFIQICLNNCAQCKEMFGDFFQGQTCAESCLKFKGKSIPDCEDVGSITPFLNHLG; this is encoded by the exons ATGTTCACCTCTAACAAATCAATTTTCCTCATCGCTCTCTTAAGCATTGTGGCTATATTTGTCCTCTGCCCAGCAGTCGATGCCATGCCCTCTATCCGCAAACGATTTG ACACCTTGGCGGGCATTGATTTCATACAAATTTGCCTCAATAATTGTGCGCAATGTAAGGAAATGTTTGGTGACTTTTTTCAAGGTCAAACATGCGCCGAATCCTGCTTAAAATTCAAAGGCAAATCCATTCCAGACTGTGAAGATGTTGGTTCTATTACGCCATTCCTCAATCATCTCGGTTAA